TAAGGCAATAAGAAAACTCAAATCAAATCATAAACTCGCACTTACAGGAACGCCGCTTGAAAATTCATTGACGGATTTATATAACATATTTGAGTTTTTAATGCCGGGATTTTTTGGAAATAAAAAGGATTTTTTGAGAAAATACAACTATGCAAATAAAGAAAGTATTGAAAGATTAAAAAAGAAAATCCATCCATTTATTCTAAGAAGAACAAAAGAAAATGTACTCAAAGAATTACCGCCAAAAACAGAAGAGTATATTTTCAATGAAATGACACAACATCAAAAAAAGATTTATCATCAAATAGCAGAAGAATACAGGCAAAAAATTGCAATGTCACAGGGGACCATAAACTTTAGCGTCCTTGAAGGACTTCTAAGACTAAGACAAATTGTAAATCATCCTAAATTGCTTGGTGTAAATATAGAATCCTCAAAATTTAATATGTTTAAAAATTTTATAAAAGAAGTATTGGAAGAAAATCATAAAATAGTGATATTTTCACAATTTGTGAAAATGATTGAAATAATGGAAGAATGGCTGGAAAAGGAAAAAATTCAGTATCTTAAAATAATTGGAAAAACCAAAAAACGTGTGGAAATAGTGGAAGAATTTAATAATACAAATAATATAAAAATACTTCTTGTAAGTCTAAAAGCCGGTGGAACAGGATTAAATATTACCGGTGCAGATTATGTTATTCATTACGATCCGTGGTGGAATCCGGCGGTTGAAAACCAGGCCACCGATAGAGTCTATAGAATTGGTCAGAATAAACCTGTATTTGTATACAAGTTTATAACAAGAGAATCAATAGAAGAAAAAATAATGAAATTAAAGGAAGCAAAGGAAGATTTATACAATCTTGCAATATCCACAGAAAAAGGTGTTCTAAAGAATTTGAGTCGGGAAGATATTTATCAGTTATTCGAATAATTTATCAAACATAAAAGGGTAACCACCGGATGATGTTTCAAAGGAGTAATAACTTCTTAATCATTAGGTAATTGACAGAAGGTTGATTATCTGTTATAATAAACTCCGGAAAGTTGAGATGCCGACGTAGCTCAACTGGCAGAGCGGCTGACTTGTAATCAGCAGGTTGGGGGTTCGAGTCCCTTCGTCGGCTCCAAATTTTTTTTCTTTTTTTTATCGGTGGTGAGGTGCCCGAGCGGCCAAAGGGGGCGGACTGTAAATCCGCTGGCGGATTGCCTTCGAAGGTTCGAATCCTTCCCTCACCACCATTTTATCAATTATAATGGCATGTGAGGTGAAATAAAATGGCAGCTAAAAGTCCTGTTTTAACTGTATCATTAAAATGTACAGAATGTAATAGAAGAAATTACTACAAAACAAGAAAAAGAACATTTAAAAAGAAATTGGAATTCAGAAAATACTGTCCACACTGTAACAAGCACACATTACATGTTGAATCAAAGATATAAACTAAAAGAAATTTCGAAGAAAATTAACCCCCTTAACAGGGGGTCATGATTAAATTCTGGGGGTGTTTTGATGTCAAAGTTCTGGATATTCCTTAGCTCAGTATGGCAGGAAGCAAAAAAAGTAAAATGGCCAAATAAAAAAGAAGCATTAACATCAACATTAATAGTTGTTGCGATATTGATATTTGTATCAGTTTATTTGTTCTTAATTGATTATGGGTTCTTAAACTTATTTACTAAATTCATATATCCCTTAATTGGTATAAAGACAGGAATGGGAACCGGATCAACTCAATGATAAAAAAGCAGGTGGATAATAATGCGTAAAAAATGGTATATTTTGCAAACTTTTTCAGGAATGGAGAATAAAGTAAAAGAATTAATTGAAGAAAAAGCCAGATTGTTTGAAAAGGAGAAGTTCTTTGGTAAAATTCTTATTCCTGAAGAAAGTGAAATAGACTTAACAAATAAAAAAGTTGATAGAATTGTTGTTGAAAAAGATGCGATAATTCATGTAAAAAATGGCGATAATGTCAAAAAAGGTGATATTATTGCTGAAGAGCCGGAAGTAATAGTAAAAAGATCAGGAGTTATTTCTGAAATAAAAAATTTTAGAAGAATAATTATTGAAACAAAAGATAGAAAGTATTTAAAAGATTATACAATACCAGAAAGTGCAAAAATAATGGGAGGATTAAAAATTAATACTCCTGTAGAGATAGGAATGCCTCTTGCAGCAGAGGGAGGATATGAATCAGCTTTTGATGGTACTGTTGTAGCTGTTGAAAAATTAAAAAGAATAGTTGTAAGTACTGATGATCATGGTGAAGATTTATACTATATATATAAAGATAATTTTGATTCAGCTGCTTTTAGAAAAGGGACATATGTAGAAAAAGGTCAAATGTTATCAAATAAAAAAGAATTTAAAGCAAAATCTTCTGGTAAGGTTGAAATTAGAGATTTTGGATCATGGAAACAGATAATTATATTAAAAACAAGAATATCCAGGTTATTTCCGGGTTATATGTTTATTGAAATGATTTTAAACAAAGAAACACAGGAAATGGTAAAAAATATTCCATATGTAATAAACTTTATAAATATAGGCGGAACGCCTGTGCAATTGAAAAATAAAGAAGTAAAAGCTTTATTAAGATTAACAGGTGAAGAATCATATGAAGTAAAAGAAAGTAAAATAAGAGTTGATTATGAAGTTGGAGAACATGTAAGAATAATAAATGGTCCATTTGAATTCTTTACAGGTAAAATTACAGAAATTGATTTACATAAACAAACTGTTAAAGTAACAATTAATATGTTTGGTAGAGAAACAGATGTAGAATTAGGTTTAACTGAAATAGAAAAAATTAGCTAATAAGTGGGAGGGTTATCCCGCTAATACCACGAAGGAGGGAACATTATGGCAAAAAAAGTTGCAAGGGTAGTTAAATTGCAATTACCTGCAGGTAAAGCCACACCTGCGCCACCAGTTGGTCCTGCATTAGGTCAGCATGGTGTAAACTTGATGGAATTCTGTAAAAAATTCAACGCAGCAACAGCTGATAAAGCTGGAATGATTATTCCTGTTGAAATTACAGTATTTGAAGACAGATCATTTACATTTACATTGAAAACCCCCCCAGCTTCCTTCTTGATCTTACAGGCAGCTGGACTTAAAAAAGGTGCAAACAACCCAGGAAGAGAAATTGTTGGAAAGATCACAACAACACAGGTAAAAGAAATCGCAGAAATCAAGATGCCCGACTTAAACGCAAGAACAATTGAAGCTGCAATGGAAATAATAAAAGGTACAGCAAGAAACATGGGCATCGAAGTAGTAGAAGGTTAAGGGGGTGTATGTGAATGTCAAGACATGGTAAAAGATACTTAGAAGCAAGAAAATTAATTGATAGAGAAAAATTCTATTCACTTGATGAAGCATTAGAATTATTACCAAAAATTGCAACTGCAAAATTCGATGAAAGTGTTGAATTACATATAATTCTTGGAATTGATCCAAGAAAAAGTGATCAGCAGGTAAGAGGTAACATCTCATTACCACATGGAACAGGTAAAAATGTAAGAGTTCTTGTTTTCGCTAAAGGTGAAAAAGTTAAGGAAGCATTAGATGCTGGTGCTGATTATGCAGGATCAGACGAATTAATTCAGAAAATCAACGAAGGTTGGACAGACTTTGATGTTGCAATTGCAACACCTGATATGATGAGAGAAATTGGAAGATTAGGTAAAGTATTAGGTCCAAGAGGATTAATGCCATCACCAAAAGGTGGAACAGTAACAAATGATGTTGCTGATGCAGTAAAAGAATTTAAAGCTGGTAAAATTGAAGTTAGAAACGATAAAACAGGTAACTTACATGTTGCTGTAGGTAAAAAATCATTTGAACCAGCAAAATTAAAAGAAAATATCGTTGAAGCATTACAACAAATAGAAAAAATGAGACCATCAGCAGCTAAAGGTAAATTTATCAGAAAAGTTTCTTTAGCACCTACAATGGGTCCTGGAATGAAAATAAACGTTTCAGAGTTTTTAACTGAAAAGTAATAATTATTGGTTATAATACCTCAGGAAATAAATAGTACTGAAGACAGCAGGTAATATTATAATGTGGTGAAAACCCGCCTGCCGAGGTACGCTGAAGATAAAACAATAAATGTTTTAGTCCTTCTGCGGTCCTCGTCAGGACCGCAGATTTTTTTTGGAGGAGGTGCGATTCGGTGTTAACAAGAGCTCAAAAAGCAGAAATGCTCAAAGAATTAGAAAGTGCATTTAAAGATTCTTCAATAGTTGTTTTCGTAGATTTTAAAGGTATGTCTGTTGCTGAATCAAATGATTTCAGAACAGATTTGTTCAAAAAATTCGAAGACAAGGTTGTATTCAGGGTTTATAGAAATGCATTGATAAAAACAGCTATTAAAAATGCAGGTTTAAACCTTGAAGACTATGAAGAATTCTTAAATGGTAACACAGCTTTACTTTACACAAAGGAAGCTGATCCAATTGAAACATTAAAAGTATTGGTAGAATTCAAGAAAAAATTAAAGAAGGATACACCAGCTATTAAAGCAGGTATTCTTGAAGGAAAACTCTTCACACCAGAAGAAGCAGAAGAATTGGCAAAACTTCCATCAAAGGAACAGTTGCTTGCTATGCTTGTTGGTGGCTTAAATGCTCCTATTTCAGGTTTGGTTGGTGCATTAAGCGGTATCTTGAGAAAGTTCGTATATGCTTTAAACGCTATTAAAGAAGAAAAAGAAAAACAATAATTTAAATATTTTCAGGAGGTGTTTTGGAATGACAAGAGAAGAATTAATTCAAGCAATTAAAGAAATGACAGTAGCAGAATTAGCAGAATTAGTAAAGGCATTAGAAGATGAATTTGGAGTATCAGCAGCAGCACCAGTTGCAGTTGCAGCAGCACCAG
This is a stretch of genomic DNA from Marinitoga piezophila KA3. It encodes these proteins:
- the rpmG gene encoding 50S ribosomal protein L33; the encoded protein is MAAKSPVLTVSLKCTECNRRNYYKTRKRTFKKKLEFRKYCPHCNKHTLHVESKI
- the secE gene encoding preprotein translocase subunit SecE, giving the protein MSKFWIFLSSVWQEAKKVKWPNKKEALTSTLIVVAILIFVSVYLFLIDYGFLNLFTKFIYPLIGIKTGMGTGSTQ
- a CDS encoding transcription termination/antitermination NusG family protein gives rise to the protein MRKKWYILQTFSGMENKVKELIEEKARLFEKEKFFGKILIPEESEIDLTNKKVDRIVVEKDAIIHVKNGDNVKKGDIIAEEPEVIVKRSGVISEIKNFRRIIIETKDRKYLKDYTIPESAKIMGGLKINTPVEIGMPLAAEGGYESAFDGTVVAVEKLKRIVVSTDDHGEDLYYIYKDNFDSAAFRKGTYVEKGQMLSNKKEFKAKSSGKVEIRDFGSWKQIIILKTRISRLFPGYMFIEMILNKETQEMVKNIPYVINFINIGGTPVQLKNKEVKALLRLTGEESYEVKESKIRVDYEVGEHVRIINGPFEFFTGKITEIDLHKQTVKVTINMFGRETDVELGLTEIEKIS
- the rplK gene encoding 50S ribosomal protein L11, whose protein sequence is MAKKVARVVKLQLPAGKATPAPPVGPALGQHGVNLMEFCKKFNAATADKAGMIIPVEITVFEDRSFTFTLKTPPASFLILQAAGLKKGANNPGREIVGKITTTQVKEIAEIKMPDLNARTIEAAMEIIKGTARNMGIEVVEG
- the rplA gene encoding 50S ribosomal protein L1 produces the protein MSRHGKRYLEARKLIDREKFYSLDEALELLPKIATAKFDESVELHIILGIDPRKSDQQVRGNISLPHGTGKNVRVLVFAKGEKVKEALDAGADYAGSDELIQKINEGWTDFDVAIATPDMMREIGRLGKVLGPRGLMPSPKGGTVTNDVADAVKEFKAGKIEVRNDKTGNLHVAVGKKSFEPAKLKENIVEALQQIEKMRPSAAKGKFIRKVSLAPTMGPGMKINVSEFLTEK
- the rplJ gene encoding 50S ribosomal protein L10; protein product: MLTRAQKAEMLKELESAFKDSSIVVFVDFKGMSVAESNDFRTDLFKKFEDKVVFRVYRNALIKTAIKNAGLNLEDYEEFLNGNTALLYTKEADPIETLKVLVEFKKKLKKDTPAIKAGILEGKLFTPEEAEELAKLPSKEQLLAMLVGGLNAPISGLVGALSGILRKFVYALNAIKEEKEKQ